A single window of Cryptococcus tetragattii IND107 chromosome 4 map unlocalized Ctg04, whole genome shotgun sequence DNA harbors:
- a CDS encoding citrate synthase, mitochondrial, producing the protein MSFIASRNALRSQLRPSLARTFASTPAAHAQSLKDRMAELIPQEIENVKATRAAHGAKSLGDVTVDMAYGGMRGIKGLIWEGSVLDPNEGIRFRGLTIPECQQKLPSAPGGSEPLPEALFWLLLTGEVPTDEQVKGLSQEWAARAAIPKFVEELIDRCPNTLHPMTQFAIAVNALNHDSAFAKAYSNGVHKKEYWKTTFDDSMDLIAKLPNIAGRIFRNVFGDGKLPPIDPSKDYSANLATLLGFGDNADFVELMRLYITIHSDHEGGNVSAHTGHLVGSALSDPFLAFGASLNGLAGPLHGLANQEVLRWVQKMRSQIGEEASDEKVAEYVWSTLKSGQVVPGYGHAVLRKTDPRYTAQREFALKHLPEDPLFKLVGQIYKIVPNILLEAGKAKNPWPNVDAHSGVLLTYYGLHQQDFYTVLFGVSRAFGVVSQLIWDRALGMPLERPKSYSTEAIKKMFEGK; encoded by the exons ATGAGCTTCATTGCCAGCCGAAACGCCCTCAGGTCCCAG TTGCGTCCCTCCCTCGCGAGGACCTTCGCTTCCACCCCTGCCGCCCACGCTCAGTCCCTCAAGGACCGCATGGCCGAGCTCATCCCccaagagattgagaaCGTCAAAGCTACTCGTGCCGCCCACGGTGCCAAGTCTCTCGGCGATGTCACCGTCGACATGGCTTACGGTGGTATGCGAGGCATCAAGGGCCTTATCTGGGAGGGTTCCGTCCTCGACCCCAACGAGGGTATTCGATTCCGAGGCTTGACTATTCCCGAGTGTCAGCAGAAGCTCCCCTCTGCTCCCGGAGGCTCCGAGCCCTTGCCTGAGGCCCTCTTCTGGTTGCTCTTGACGGGTGAAGTCCCTACCGACGAACAGGTCAAGGGTCTTTCTCAGGAATGGGCTGCCAGGGCTGCCATCCCCAAGTTCGTTGAGGAATTGATCGACCGATGCCCTAACACTCTCCACCCCATGACCCAGTTCGCCATCGCTGTTAACGCC CTTAACCACGACTCTGCCTTCGCCAAGGCCTACTCTAACGGTGTCCACAAGAAGGAGTACTGGAAGACCACCTTCGATGACTCCATGGACCTCATTGCCAAGCTCCCCAACATTGCTGGCCGAATCTTCCGAAACGTCTTCGGTGACGGCAAGCTCCCTCCCATTGACCCCAGCAAGGACTACTCTGCCAACTTGGCTACCTTGCTCGGTTTCGGTGACAACGCTGACTTTGTCGAGCTCATGAGATTGTACATCACCATCCACTCTGACCACGAGGGTGGTAACGTTTCCGCTCACACTGGTCACTTGGTCGGTTCCGCTCTCTCTGAccccttccttgccttcggTGCTTCCTTGAACGGTCTCGCCGGACCCCTCCACGGTCTCGCTAACCAGGAAGTCCTCCGATGGGTCCAGAAGATGCGATCCCAGATTGGTGAGGAAGCTTCTGACGAGAAGGTTGCCGAGTACGTCTGGTCTACCCTCAAGTCTGGCCAGGTCGTTCCCGGTTACGGCCACGCCGTCCTTAGGAAGACT GACCCCCGATACACTGCTCAGCGAGAGTTCGCCCTCAAGCACTTGCCCGAGGACCCTCTTTTCAAGCTTGTCGGTCAGATCTACAAGATCGTCCCTAACATTCTCCTCGAGGCCGGTAAGGCCAAGA ACCCCTGGCCCAACGTCGACGCCCACTCTGGTGTCCTCCTTACTTACTACGGTCTCCACCAGCAGGACTTTTACACCGTCCTCTTCGGTGTCTCCCGTGCCTTTGGTGTTGTTTCTCAGCTCATCTGGGACCGAGCTCTTGGT ATGCCCCTTGAGAGGCCCAAGTCTTACTCCACCGAGGCCATCAAGAAGATGTTCGAGGGCAAGTAA
- a CDS encoding T-complex protein 1 subunit epsilon: MSVDQINPGQAVYAQDENGRPFIIVREQGKKVRTHGLEAIRSHILAARSVTNIIKTSLGPRGLDKILISPDGEITVTNDGATILGQMEVEHQIAKLLVEVSKSQDDEIGDGTTGVVVLAGALLSSALSLLDRGIHPIRIADGYEKACEIAVAELDRVADTIEFSKDDVSNLMKTAKTSLGSKIVSIAHDKFAAIAIDAVLSVADLERRDVDFELIKVDGKVGGSLEDTSLVKGVVIDKDMSHPQMPSVVRDAKIAILTCPFEPPRPKTKHKLDIESVEEYKKLREYEKEKFLDMIKRVKDTGANLVICQWGFDDEANHLLMQNELPAVRWVGGPEIELIAIATNGRIVPRFEDLTADKLGHAGIVRELTFGTTRDKMLVIEECANSRAVTVFVRGSNKMIIDEAKRALHDAICVVRNLVRDNRVVYGGGAAEICASVAVSKRADEIPTIEQYAMRAFASALDAIPLALAENSGLSPIDTLADVKSRQVTEGNPRLGIDCLGRGENDMKKQHVYDPLISKRQQFLLATQVVRMILRVDDVIDASAFGDE, translated from the exons ATGTCTGTGGACCAAATAAACCCAGGTCAGGCTGTTTATGCCCAGGATGAG AACGGACGACCGTTCATTATTGTACG AGAacaagggaagaaggttaGGACGCACGGTTTGGAAGCTATCAGG AGTCACATTCTCGCTGCCCGATCAG TAACCAACATTATTAAAACCTCTCTCGGTCCTCGTGGTTTGGACAAGATTCTCATTTCCCCTGATGGAGAGATAACCGTCACCAACGACGGTGCGACCATCTTGGGAcagatggaggtggaacACCAGATTGCAAAGCTTTTGGTGGAGGTGTCGAAGAGtcaggatgatgagattggAGACGGTACAACAGGTGTTGTTG TACTTGCCggtgctcttctttcatccgcgctatctcttcttgacaGAGGTATACATCCTATCCGAATTGCCGATGGTTATGAGAAAGCTTGTGAAATCGCTGTCGCCGAGTTGGACCGCGTTGCAGACACT ATTGAATTTAGCAAGGACGACGTTTCAAATTTGATGAAGACTGCCAAGACCTCTTTGGGTAGCAAGAT TGTTTCTATCGCTCACGACAAATTTGCCGCCATCGCCATTGATGCAGTCCTCTCAGTTGCAGACCTCGAGCGCCGCGACGTCGACTTTGAACTCATCAAGGTCGACGGCAAAGTCGGAGGCTCTCTCGAGGATACTTCCCTCGTCAAGGGTGTCGTCATCGACAAGGACATGTCTCATCCCCAAATGCCTTCTGTTGTTCGAGACGCCAAGATTGCTATTTTGACTTGTCCCTTTGAACCTCCTAGGCCGAAGACGAAACACAAGTTGGATATTGAGAGCGTGGAGGAATacaagaagttgagagagtacgagaaggagaagtttTTGGACATGATCAAGAG GGTGAAGGACACTGGCGCCAATTTGGTTATCTGCCAATGGGGTTTCGATGACGAGGCGAACCACTTGCTTATGCAAAACGAGCTGCCTGCCGTTCGATGGGTCGGTGGTCCCGAAATCGAG CTTATCGCCATTGCCACCAACGGTCGAATCGTCCCCCGATTTGAAGACCTTACCGCCGACAAGCTCGGTCATGCCGGTATTGTTCGAGAACTTACCTTTGGGACCACAAGGGATAAGATGCTAGTTATCGAGGAGTGCGCAAACTCTAGGGCGGTGACTGTGTTTGTCAGGGGCAGTAACAAGATG ATCATTGACGAGGCTAAGCGAGCATTGCACGATGCCATTTGTGTTGTTCGTAACCTTGTGAGAGATAACCGGGTGGTCtacggtggtggtgctgcCGAGATTTGTGCTTCTGTGGCCGTCTCCAAACGTGCTGACGAG ATCCCCACAATTGAGCAATACGCTATGCGCGCATTCGCCAGCGCTCTCGATGCCATTCCTCTTGCGCTTGCAGAAAACTCCGGTTTGTCCCCTATCGACACTTTGGCCGACGTAAAGAGTAGACAGGTGACAGAGGGTAACCCGAGGTTGGGTATCGACTGTTTGGGCAGGGGAGAGAATG ACATGAAGAAGCAACACGTCTACGATCCTCTAATCTCAAAGAGGCAGCAATTCTTGCTCGCGACTCAAGTGGTCAGAATGATTCTGCGAGTGGACGATGTGATAGATGCCTCTGCATTTGGGGACGAGTAG